The following are from one region of the Candidatus Methanosuratincola sp. genome:
- a CDS encoding DUF504 domain-containing protein: MTTIRDMLNRIKWSGEGGLSGYGIVIVHRGAPSNRRVIKGEDVTDIAPRALVCSEGGEEVVIPYHRVVALIKDGRVVWDRRVRG; this comes from the coding sequence ATGACTACAATAAGGGATATGCTTAACAGGATAAAGTGGTCCGGCGAGGGCGGTCTCAGCGGGTATGGGATAGTGATCGTCCACCGCGGTGCCCCTTCCAACCGGAGGGTGATTAAGGGAGAGGACGTCACCGACATCGCGCCTAGGGCGTTGGTCTGCAGCGAAGGGGGCGAAGAGGTGGTGATCCCCTACCACCGCGTAGTGGCATTAATCAAGGACGGGAGAGTAGTATGGGATAGGAGGGTCAGAGGGTGA
- the hypD gene encoding hydrogenase formation protein HypD, whose product MVSPLFSKYRDRGLVRKAAERIAEVAGGEPLRIMHVCGTHEWAITHNGLRELLPEGVQVVAGPGCPVCVTPGGEIDALCALSLERGITITTFGDVLRVPGRKGSLAEAKASGADIRVVYGISDAVGMARQEADREFVHFAIGFETTAPTTAVEVIKGPPGNFSVFTSHKLIPPAMEFLLESGARIDGFICPGHVSTIIGADAYKDLASRYAKPMAVAGFEPLDIMLAILDIAMQRKRGVAEVYNEYARAVKAEGNKVALRAMEKAFGVSDADWRGIGKIPDSGLQLRGEYSKYDAAQKYGVKVASGDTMPEGCSCGDVLLGTLRPEECPLFGRECTPESPVGPCMVSIEGTCAIAFKYSNLKLRSRRP is encoded by the coding sequence GTGGTATCTCCTTTGTTCTCCAAGTACAGGGACAGGGGTCTCGTGAGGAAGGCGGCGGAGAGGATAGCGGAGGTCGCTGGCGGGGAGCCGCTTAGAATAATGCACGTCTGCGGGACGCACGAGTGGGCCATAACCCACAACGGCTTGAGGGAGCTCTTGCCGGAGGGCGTCCAAGTCGTGGCAGGCCCTGGCTGCCCGGTGTGCGTGACTCCCGGTGGCGAGATAGATGCGCTCTGCGCTCTCTCGCTGGAGCGTGGCATTACCATCACCACCTTCGGCGACGTTCTTAGGGTGCCTGGCAGGAAGGGGTCGCTGGCAGAGGCAAAGGCTTCGGGCGCGGATATCAGGGTGGTCTACGGAATTTCGGACGCGGTAGGGATGGCCCGGCAAGAGGCGGACCGGGAGTTCGTCCATTTTGCGATCGGGTTTGAGACGACCGCCCCCACAACTGCGGTTGAAGTGATCAAGGGCCCTCCCGGAAATTTCAGCGTCTTCACCTCCCACAAGCTGATACCTCCTGCGATGGAGTTCCTGCTCGAGTCGGGGGCCAGGATAGACGGCTTCATATGCCCGGGGCACGTCTCCACAATCATCGGAGCGGACGCCTACAAGGACCTCGCGTCGAGGTACGCCAAGCCGATGGCAGTGGCCGGCTTCGAACCGCTCGACATCATGCTGGCCATCCTCGACATCGCCATGCAGAGGAAGAGGGGCGTAGCAGAGGTCTACAACGAGTACGCGAGGGCAGTCAAGGCGGAAGGAAACAAAGTTGCGCTCCGGGCCATGGAGAAAGCCTTCGGTGTCTCGGACGCCGACTGGCGCGGAATCGGTAAGATCCCGGATTCAGGGCTACAACTCCGCGGAGAGTACTCCAAATACGACGCTGCTCAGAAGTACGGAGTCAAAGTGGCTAGTGGCGATACGATGCCAGAGGGTTGCAGCTGCGGCGACGTGCTTCTCGGAACCCTTAGGCCGGAGGAGTGCCCCCTCTTCGGCAGGGAGTGCACACCAGAGAGCCCCGTGGGGCCCTGTATGGTGAGCATAGAGGGGACCTGCGCCATAGCCTTCAAGTACTCGAACCTAAAACTCAGATCTCGGAGACCATAG
- a CDS encoding HD domain-containing protein, with the protein MASQSRSIGLDRDISLYNKLIPSLEALCKGLFNEIGCHGWEHVQRVRALSRRIGLEEGAILEVIDLAALFHDSKRGEDDHARRSAEYAEAVLRSEGFSEGFLKAVGNAIDCHSYTCRRIPESIEAKVLSDADRLDAMGAIGIYRTVQYNLEKGYPAVRVAEHISEKLLRLSEGMHTVTGRKMAKEREAILRLYLESMLCELRDSSSST; encoded by the coding sequence GTGGCGTCTCAGTCTCGATCGATAGGGCTTGACCGCGACATCTCACTCTACAACAAGCTGATCCCCTCCCTCGAGGCCCTCTGCAAAGGCCTCTTCAATGAGATAGGGTGCCACGGCTGGGAACACGTCCAGAGGGTGCGTGCCCTCTCCCGACGGATAGGGCTTGAAGAAGGTGCCATCCTCGAGGTCATAGACCTGGCTGCACTCTTCCACGATTCGAAGAGGGGCGAGGACGATCATGCCCGGAGGAGCGCCGAGTACGCCGAGGCAGTCCTCAGGTCGGAGGGTTTTTCTGAGGGGTTCCTGAAAGCCGTGGGCAATGCGATAGACTGCCACAGCTACACCTGCAGGCGGATCCCGGAATCGATCGAAGCGAAGGTCCTCTCTGACGCGGACCGACTGGACGCCATGGGTGCAATCGGGATCTACAGGACAGTCCAGTACAACCTTGAGAAGGGGTATCCAGCTGTACGGGTTGCGGAACACATATCCGAGAAGCTCCTTCGCCTATCCGAGGGGATGCACACGGTGACCGGGAGGAAGATGGCAAAAGAGCGGGAAGCCATCCTAAGGCTCTACTTGGAGTCGATGCTCTGCGAACTCCGGGACTCGAGCAGTTCCACGTAG
- the psmB gene encoding archaeal proteasome endopeptidase complex subunit beta, which produces MPEAQFGYPVTGATTVGIACRDGVILASEKRVTYGFSIMTKAGKKVFAINDRLGVAFAGLISDSQAVLRRISAETNLYELETHKPMSVRATAKILANLLYAQRVYPVYTETMVGGVDEEGAKLFVLDPLGSMIEDKYAALGTGGAIAIGIVESAYSPDMSLDAGKDLAVKAVRAAIARDVASGDGVDVLVISSQGAREETLPAK; this is translated from the coding sequence TTGCCTGAGGCGCAGTTCGGATACCCAGTCACCGGAGCCACAACCGTCGGGATAGCCTGCAGGGATGGCGTGATCCTGGCCTCCGAGAAGAGGGTGACCTACGGATTCTCCATAATGACGAAGGCCGGCAAGAAGGTCTTTGCGATAAACGACAGACTTGGCGTGGCGTTCGCAGGGCTCATCTCAGATTCTCAGGCGGTGCTGAGGAGGATCTCCGCAGAGACAAACCTTTACGAGCTCGAGACCCACAAGCCAATGAGCGTCAGGGCTACGGCGAAGATACTCGCCAACCTGCTTTACGCACAGAGGGTCTACCCGGTTTACACCGAAACAATGGTCGGGGGCGTCGACGAGGAGGGCGCCAAGCTCTTCGTGCTGGATCCGCTGGGATCGATGATTGAGGACAAGTACGCCGCGCTCGGGACTGGGGGTGCCATAGCGATCGGCATAGTCGAGTCTGCCTACTCCCCGGATATGAGCCTTGATGCGGGTAAGGACTTGGCGGTTAAGGCGGTCAGGGCAGCAATAGCCAGGGACGTTGCCTCGGGCGACGGCGTGGACGTGCTGGTCATCTCCAGTCAAGGTGCAAGAGAGGAGACCCTACCCGCGAAATGA
- a CDS encoding HypC/HybG/HupF family hydrogenase formation chaperone: MCLAVPGKVTKIEGKRAEVDIGGIRREASLELVGDQGIKIGDYVLIHTGYAITKLDEAEAKEILMAWRDVAQNELEG; this comes from the coding sequence TTGTGCCTAGCAGTCCCCGGAAAGGTAACAAAGATTGAGGGCAAGAGGGCCGAGGTCGACATTGGTGGGATCAGGAGGGAGGCATCGCTGGAGCTCGTGGGCGACCAAGGCATTAAGATAGGGGATTATGTCCTGATCCATACCGGATACGCCATAACGAAGCTGGACGAGGCAGAGGCGAAAGAGATCCTTATGGCATGGAGAGACGTCGCCCAAAACGAGCTCGAAGGATGA
- a CDS encoding MGMT family protein, protein MGISVLPCRVGTKWIALALDGQGRLFANSLPSEDPQHSVECAIRSLQERGVSDYRVVPADRRAESIASAVIRGEAVQLATDGMSPAAVSVLRCVMGIPKGKVASYRDVASRLGNPGLARFVGNVLSKNPWPLVVPCHRVIRSDMSLGGFGYGDSVKKALLEAEGVGIVNGKVRERHRQAPGR, encoded by the coding sequence ATGGGCATATCCGTCTTGCCTTGCAGGGTCGGAACAAAGTGGATAGCCCTGGCACTGGACGGCCAGGGGAGGCTGTTCGCGAACTCGTTGCCATCAGAGGATCCGCAGCACTCTGTGGAGTGCGCAATACGATCCCTGCAGGAGCGGGGTGTGAGCGATTACAGGGTGGTACCCGCCGACCGGCGGGCAGAGTCGATCGCCAGCGCGGTCATCCGAGGGGAAGCGGTCCAGTTGGCGACAGACGGCATGTCGCCTGCCGCGGTTTCCGTGCTGAGATGTGTCATGGGCATCCCCAAGGGCAAGGTCGCCTCATACCGCGATGTCGCCTCACGTCTGGGGAATCCGGGCCTCGCGAGGTTCGTCGGGAACGTGCTGTCGAAAAACCCCTGGCCGCTGGTGGTTCCATGCCACCGTGTTATTCGGTCCGACATGTCCTTGGGCGGGTTTGGGTACGGAGATTCAGTGAAGAAGGCGCTGCTGGAGGCTGAAGGCGTTGGGATCGTGAACGGCAAGGTCAGGGAGAGACATCGCCAGGCTCCAGGAAGGTGA
- the rtcA gene encoding RNA 3'-terminal phosphate cyclase, whose product MIEVDGSYGEGGGQILRGAVFLSCVTRTPVRVYNIRAKRPKPGLQPQHLAGLRAAARVSGGVLEGAEPGSYEVRFSPGTVTGGDYTFEIGTAGSTMLIAQELIPILAFAEGRSEVRILGGTDVPWSPPVDYFRNVAIPAFKIIGIEAAVELVRRGHFPRGGGEVRVEVAPVKALNPVRAVERGKVETIRGISHCTNLPSHIASRQASSAERFLRSAGYENIRILSEAGSNPAGGPGSGIVIWAEAGTGFRVGADALGSKERRAEEVGEIAARKLLEELQSGMALDSHLGDMLIPLIALANGVSRIGVSRLTPHSETMIWLCSKFTGSDFEVEKLKGGGAAIEVEGKAPPRP is encoded by the coding sequence ATGATCGAGGTGGACGGATCATACGGGGAGGGGGGAGGGCAGATCCTCAGGGGGGCGGTCTTCCTCTCCTGCGTCACGCGGACTCCCGTTAGGGTCTATAACATAAGGGCAAAGCGCCCCAAACCAGGGCTGCAGCCGCAGCACCTTGCCGGGTTGAGGGCGGCTGCCCGAGTCTCTGGCGGCGTGCTCGAGGGGGCCGAGCCGGGCAGTTACGAGGTCAGGTTTTCACCCGGCACCGTGACCGGGGGCGACTATACCTTTGAGATTGGGACCGCCGGGAGCACCATGCTGATAGCCCAAGAACTGATACCGATACTTGCGTTCGCGGAGGGGCGATCTGAGGTGAGGATACTCGGGGGTACAGACGTCCCTTGGAGCCCCCCCGTGGACTACTTCAGGAATGTTGCGATCCCTGCATTCAAGATAATCGGCATCGAGGCAGCGGTGGAGCTGGTAAGGAGGGGGCACTTCCCGAGGGGCGGGGGCGAGGTGCGGGTCGAGGTGGCGCCAGTGAAGGCGCTGAACCCGGTGAGGGCTGTTGAGAGGGGGAAGGTCGAGACGATCAGGGGAATTTCGCACTGCACGAACCTGCCTTCCCACATAGCCTCGCGGCAGGCATCCTCCGCGGAGCGCTTTCTGAGGAGCGCGGGTTACGAGAACATAAGGATACTTAGCGAGGCGGGATCTAACCCCGCAGGGGGACCAGGAAGCGGGATCGTGATCTGGGCGGAGGCGGGCACGGGGTTCAGGGTCGGGGCTGACGCGCTTGGATCGAAGGAGAGGAGGGCAGAGGAGGTGGGGGAGATCGCGGCGAGAAAGCTCCTGGAGGAGCTCCAGAGCGGGATGGCGCTGGATTCGCACCTTGGGGACATGCTGATCCCTTTAATAGCCCTGGCGAATGGTGTATCGAGGATCGGAGTCTCGAGGCTCACGCCCCACTCGGAGACGATGATCTGGCTCTGCTCCAAATTCACCGGGAGCGACTTCGAGGTCGAGAAGCTAAAGGGCGGCGGGGCCGCAATAGAGGTCGAAGGAAAGGCACCTCCGAGGCCCTGA
- a CDS encoding GTPase has translation MKQPFETMPTVLTADEIVGKMLRESEKVEVELPKRLPAIMKAKRRDASRVKACERVSAGYLEALVHSVPTIERLHPFYREILELHSGVADVRSALGRISRAARVIREVAKDSQRRIRFAKTPQEAGIARRAFLGRAASIIRDARGDLQLIADMREKMKDLPAADPSVPTVVLAGYPGVGKSTILRSISRAKPEVRPYPFTTKELMIGHVLVGRRLIQVVDTPGILDRPIGEMNQTERLSITALGRLANLMAFIVDTSEANGFSLESQQSLRAGISAAFPGLKVLTFLNKADAASREQLERAAALFGESDLLSAAKGEGLETFKNRLLEGVGPIEGPEWRGEGV, from the coding sequence GTGAAGCAGCCTTTCGAGACGATGCCGACAGTCCTAACTGCCGACGAGATCGTGGGAAAGATGCTACGGGAATCTGAGAAGGTCGAGGTCGAGCTGCCGAAGCGACTCCCCGCGATAATGAAGGCGAAGCGGAGGGACGCCTCAAGGGTCAAGGCATGCGAACGCGTCTCTGCAGGGTACTTGGAGGCGCTAGTCCATTCGGTCCCGACGATCGAGCGACTCCACCCGTTCTACAGGGAGATCCTCGAACTCCATTCCGGCGTAGCCGATGTGCGATCTGCGCTGGGGAGGATCAGCCGCGCAGCCAGGGTGATCCGCGAGGTCGCAAAGGATAGCCAGAGGAGGATCCGGTTTGCTAAGACTCCTCAGGAAGCGGGTATCGCAAGGCGGGCGTTCCTGGGCAGGGCAGCGTCTATTATCAGGGACGCCAGGGGGGACCTCCAACTGATCGCGGACATGCGGGAGAAGATGAAGGACCTGCCTGCCGCCGACCCGTCCGTCCCCACGGTGGTTCTTGCGGGATACCCCGGTGTCGGCAAGTCCACGATCCTCCGCTCGATATCAAGGGCAAAGCCCGAGGTGAGGCCATACCCGTTCACGACAAAGGAGCTGATGATAGGCCACGTCCTCGTAGGCAGGCGGCTCATACAGGTGGTGGATACCCCAGGGATCCTGGACCGCCCCATAGGGGAGATGAACCAGACCGAGCGCCTTTCGATAACCGCCCTCGGCAGGCTTGCCAACCTGATGGCTTTCATTGTGGACACATCGGAGGCGAACGGCTTCTCACTCGAGAGCCAGCAGTCGCTGAGGGCCGGGATCTCAGCCGCCTTCCCGGGGCTGAAGGTCCTGACATTCTTGAACAAGGCCGACGCCGCAAGCAGGGAACAGCTGGAGCGGGCAGCCGCCCTCTTCGGGGAGTCTGACCTCCTCTCCGCAGCAAAAGGCGAGGGTCTGGAGACGTTCAAAAACAGGTTGCTTGAGGGCGTCGGGCCGATTGAGGGTCCAGAGTGGAGGGGCGAGGGCGTATAG
- a CDS encoding SAM-dependent chlorinase/fluorinase — MTIVTLTTDFGGHYAGIMKGVMKRIAPQVEVIDLAHEIEAWDVRSAAFVLLSSYKYFPEGTVHVAVVDPGVGSRRRALAVKTRRYFFIGPDNGVLSPASEEDGVEAAYEISNREFMLEEVSSTFHGRDVFSPAAALIASGRDIADSGRRVEDWERLAFWRRVGHRSAECEVVYADRFGNLTLSLRCGDVGLSGDVGLVVDGRSFPARTVKTFSDLGGGLGILVGSAGFYEVVVNRGSARMVTGAAVGSRVGVKW; from the coding sequence ATGACCATTGTGACGCTGACCACGGACTTTGGAGGGCACTACGCTGGGATAATGAAGGGGGTGATGAAGAGAATTGCCCCGCAAGTGGAGGTCATCGACCTCGCGCATGAGATCGAGGCTTGGGACGTCAGGTCCGCAGCATTTGTTCTCCTGTCCTCCTACAAGTACTTCCCAGAGGGGACCGTCCACGTCGCGGTGGTCGACCCCGGGGTAGGGTCAAGGAGGAGGGCGCTCGCGGTTAAGACGCGGAGGTACTTCTTTATCGGTCCGGACAACGGCGTCCTTTCCCCTGCGTCCGAAGAGGACGGCGTGGAGGCGGCATACGAGATAAGCAACCGCGAGTTCATGCTCGAAGAAGTCTCAAGCACGTTTCACGGGAGGGACGTCTTTTCTCCGGCTGCGGCACTGATCGCGTCCGGCAGGGACATAGCTGATTCGGGGCGGCGGGTCGAGGACTGGGAGAGGCTTGCATTCTGGAGGAGGGTAGGGCACAGGTCTGCTGAGTGCGAGGTGGTATATGCCGACAGGTTCGGGAACCTGACGCTGAGCCTCCGTTGCGGCGATGTGGGGCTGAGCGGCGATGTGGGGCTGGTGGTGGACGGGAGGTCGTTCCCGGCCAGAACGGTCAAGACCTTCTCGGACCTTGGGGGCGGCCTGGGAATTCTCGTGGGGAGCGCCGGCTTCTATGAGGTCGTAGTGAACAGGGGCAGCGCGCGCATGGTCACCGGCGCCGCGGTCGGGAGCAGGGTCGGCGTGAAGTGGTGA
- a CDS encoding nicotinamide-nucleotide adenylyltransferase → MRGLLIGRYQPFHKGHLEVIKEILREVDELIVGIGSAQISHTLENPFTAGERMTMVSSVLKSNGLSDRCPYIIPINDVWNNALWVRHVRSLTPNFEVVYTGNPLAKRLFTEEGVEVRTPAMFDRFKYSGTEIRRRILEGLDWEGLVPAEVVRIIKDIGGIERIRDISKSDKITFLEPGDVSP, encoded by the coding sequence ATGCGTGGTCTCCTCATAGGAAGGTACCAGCCATTCCACAAGGGACATCTGGAAGTCATAAAGGAAATCCTGAGGGAGGTGGACGAGCTTATAGTCGGGATAGGCAGCGCCCAGATAAGCCATACCCTGGAGAACCCGTTCACAGCAGGAGAGAGGATGACCATGGTCTCATCGGTACTCAAGTCCAACGGTCTTTCGGACAGGTGCCCCTACATAATCCCGATAAACGATGTGTGGAACAACGCCCTCTGGGTCAGGCACGTGAGGTCGCTCACGCCGAATTTCGAGGTGGTCTACACGGGAAACCCCCTGGCGAAGCGGCTCTTCACGGAGGAGGGGGTGGAGGTGAGGACCCCGGCGATGTTTGACAGGTTCAAGTACTCTGGGACGGAGATAAGGAGGAGGATCCTCGAGGGGCTGGACTGGGAGGGCCTCGTCCCAGCAGAGGTCGTCCGGATAATCAAGGATATAGGAGGCATCGAGAGGATCAGAGATATCTCGAAGAGCGACAAGATCACCTTCCTGGAGCCTGGCGATGTCTCTCCCTGA
- a CDS encoding metallophosphoesterase has protein sequence MKILALSDIHGKISSLESIVEKVLGTHRVEAITISGDISHYGDRGEVRRILDTLGSIALPVFFVLGNCDPPEASDLSTESAVQLETRCERCGGLLFTGAGGSTPTPFGTTFEREEDEIIGRIKANLGSCSSGADRLYLLVHNPPYGTSLDRTSFGRHVGSRRLRELIMTVSPTVVQCGHIHEAAGVERIGETVAFNPGPAMKGNYALVEVDAGGVSVSIDRA, from the coding sequence GTGAAGATCTTAGCCCTCTCTGATATCCACGGGAAGATCTCGAGCCTGGAGTCCATCGTGGAAAAAGTATTGGGGACACACAGGGTAGAAGCTATAACCATCTCGGGCGACATATCACACTACGGAGACAGGGGCGAAGTGAGGCGCATTTTGGACACGCTCGGAAGCATAGCCCTCCCAGTCTTCTTCGTACTAGGCAACTGCGATCCGCCGGAGGCATCGGATCTCTCCACTGAGAGTGCAGTACAGCTCGAGACCAGGTGCGAGCGGTGCGGCGGCCTCCTTTTCACAGGCGCCGGCGGTTCTACGCCTACGCCCTTTGGCACCACCTTCGAGAGGGAGGAAGACGAGATAATAGGCCGGATCAAGGCGAATCTCGGATCATGCAGCTCCGGGGCAGATCGTCTGTACCTGCTTGTGCACAACCCGCCGTACGGTACTTCCTTGGACAGGACCTCGTTCGGACGGCACGTCGGGAGCAGGAGGCTCAGGGAGCTCATCATGACAGTCTCGCCCACGGTGGTTCAGTGTGGCCACATCCACGAAGCAGCGGGCGTCGAGCGGATCGGAGAAACCGTGGCCTTTAACCCCGGCCCTGCGATGAAAGGGAACTATGCGCTGGTGGAGGTGGATGCCGGTGGCGTCTCAGTCTCGATCGATAGGGCTTGA
- a CDS encoding alanine--glyoxylate aminotransferase family protein, whose amino-acid sequence MSLPQLIMLPGPTNVPPRVYAAMCKPMINHRGSEFHQLHSRILENSKKVFQTENDLFVLTSSGTGGVECAASNFLLPGEKIVVPVGGTFGERLAEAFRTYGADVVPIQVRMGSAPTADQVSETLAREKDAKAVAVIYNETSTGTTVREIQKIGEVAKSFGALFIVDAISVLGGDDLPVDKWGIDVCITASQKCLATPPGLALISVSKDAWRLAERAKPRSEYFSLIKCRKFRDEKMETPFTPAVSLFFALDEALQMILETGLDRWIGRHKKASAAYYSAFGRMGLSFFAEEGSRSTVVIAINMPQGIAAKDLRERLRTKYGVVVAGGFGSLKDAIFRIGNMGIVTQREVLTTVSSVGAVLEELGYKGRLGTALDAVLPMVSEI is encoded by the coding sequence ATGAGCTTACCCCAACTCATCATGCTGCCGGGTCCTACCAACGTACCGCCACGCGTTTACGCGGCAATGTGCAAGCCGATGATAAACCACAGGGGGTCGGAGTTCCACCAGCTCCACTCGAGGATCCTAGAGAACTCGAAGAAGGTCTTCCAGACGGAGAACGACCTTTTTGTGCTCACATCGTCTGGCACTGGAGGGGTGGAGTGTGCGGCGAGCAACTTCCTCCTTCCTGGTGAGAAGATAGTCGTTCCGGTCGGGGGGACATTCGGCGAGAGGCTCGCCGAGGCTTTCCGCACATACGGCGCCGATGTAGTGCCGATCCAGGTCAGGATGGGGTCCGCGCCGACTGCCGATCAGGTGAGCGAAACCCTGGCAAGAGAGAAGGACGCAAAGGCTGTCGCGGTGATTTACAACGAGACCTCTACAGGCACGACCGTTAGGGAGATCCAGAAGATAGGAGAGGTCGCCAAGTCATTCGGGGCCCTCTTTATAGTCGATGCGATCTCCGTCTTGGGCGGCGACGACCTCCCTGTGGATAAGTGGGGGATAGACGTCTGCATCACCGCCTCCCAGAAGTGCCTCGCGACCCCGCCGGGCCTCGCGCTGATCTCGGTCAGCAAGGATGCCTGGAGGCTTGCCGAGAGGGCGAAGCCCAGGAGCGAGTACTTCAGCCTCATAAAGTGCAGGAAGTTCAGGGACGAAAAGATGGAGACCCCGTTCACCCCTGCGGTCAGCCTCTTCTTCGCCCTCGACGAGGCCCTCCAGATGATACTCGAGACCGGGCTGGACCGGTGGATAGGCAGGCACAAGAAGGCGTCTGCGGCATACTACTCTGCATTCGGCAGGATGGGCCTCAGCTTCTTCGCTGAGGAGGGCAGCAGATCCACCGTGGTAATTGCTATCAACATGCCCCAGGGTATCGCCGCTAAGGACCTGAGGGAGCGGCTGAGGACAAAGTACGGTGTGGTAGTCGCGGGTGGTTTCGGTTCACTCAAGGACGCGATCTTCAGGATAGGCAACATGGGGATCGTCACCCAGAGGGAGGTGCTGACCACCGTCTCTTCGGTCGGCGCAGTCCTGGAGGAGCTCGGCTACAAGGGCCGCCTGGGGACAGCCCTAGATGCAGTTCTCCCTATGGTCTCCGAGATCTGA
- the twy1 gene encoding 4-demethylwyosine synthase TYW1 produces the protein MNETLKRAAGDLEVEYGVLRSQGYHIVGRHSAVKTCHWTREAILGREHCYKGKFYGIESHRCLQMTPAVSRCSNMCLYCWRVLPHEHGYPSIEVGAEDPPEQIVEGAIAAQRRALSGYKGNPKTDPDRFREALDPKHAAISLIGEPTEYSMVDGLLCEFRRRGMTTFLVTNGTNPKKLGEIPEPTQLYVSLSAPSEEVYRSVCRPASGDNWRSLMESLSLLKSFSCPTVVRMTAVKGLNMDDIGGYSRIISSASPTYVEVKAYMHVGFSVTRLGYERMPSHEEIVEFAKGIAERTGYELVGEVPISRVALLSRIGKPKKVSASI, from the coding sequence ATGAATGAAACCTTAAAGCGGGCGGCGGGCGACTTGGAAGTGGAGTACGGGGTCCTCAGGTCGCAGGGCTACCACATAGTGGGCAGGCACTCGGCGGTGAAGACCTGCCACTGGACAAGGGAGGCCATCCTCGGGAGGGAGCACTGCTACAAGGGCAAGTTCTACGGTATAGAGAGCCATAGGTGCCTCCAGATGACTCCTGCGGTGAGTAGGTGCTCGAACATGTGCCTCTACTGCTGGCGGGTGCTCCCGCACGAGCACGGATACCCCTCTATTGAGGTCGGCGCGGAGGATCCTCCAGAGCAGATCGTCGAAGGTGCGATCGCGGCCCAGAGGAGGGCGTTGAGCGGGTACAAAGGCAACCCGAAGACGGATCCCGACCGGTTCAGGGAGGCGCTGGATCCAAAGCACGCGGCAATAAGCCTCATCGGCGAGCCCACCGAGTACTCGATGGTAGACGGGCTGCTCTGCGAGTTCAGGAGGAGGGGAATGACCACGTTTCTCGTCACCAACGGCACCAACCCGAAGAAGCTCGGGGAGATCCCCGAGCCGACCCAGCTGTATGTGTCGCTGAGCGCGCCCTCGGAAGAGGTGTACCGTTCGGTCTGCAGACCGGCTTCCGGCGATAACTGGAGGAGCCTGATGGAGTCGCTCTCGCTGCTCAAGTCGTTCTCCTGCCCAACCGTGGTCAGGATGACTGCGGTCAAGGGCCTGAACATGGACGACATAGGGGGATACTCCAGAATAATTTCTAGCGCATCGCCCACGTACGTCGAGGTCAAGGCGTACATGCACGTCGGCTTTTCGGTGACGAGGCTCGGCTACGAGAGAATGCCCAGCCATGAGGAGATCGTCGAGTTCGCCAAGGGGATCGCGGAGAGGACCGGCTACGAGCTGGTGGGGGAGGTACCCATCAGCAGGGTCGCGCTGCTCAGCAGGATAGGCAAACCTAAAAAGGTCTCCGCATCCATCTGA